From BD1-7 clade bacterium, one genomic window encodes:
- the psd_1 gene encoding Phosphatidylserine decarboxylase proenzyme, producing MSKLTESLFAALQQVLPQHTLSRIVGKLAESRQTWLKNTLIRAFIDVYNVDMTQAVHQRAEDFANFNDFFTRELKPDARPVCSEPSALASPADGAVSELGDVELGSVMQAKGQYYSLMSLVGGDADICGRYLGGKFATIYLSPRDYHRVHMPCDGRLVSTTYVPGELFSVNQATANQVPGLFARNERLICEFESDQGPFVMILVGAMIVAGIETVWGGQVAPVTARLQHQNFTDQAPVMLKKGEEMGRFKLGSTVILLFPKDAAEWHESLANGTPTVMGGDIGRLL from the coding sequence CAGCAGGTGCTGCCTCAACATACGCTGTCGCGTATCGTCGGTAAATTGGCAGAAAGCCGACAAACCTGGCTCAAGAACACCTTAATCCGCGCCTTTATTGATGTCTACAACGTCGATATGACACAGGCGGTGCATCAGCGGGCGGAAGATTTCGCCAATTTCAACGACTTCTTTACTCGTGAGCTCAAACCCGATGCTCGCCCGGTTTGTTCTGAACCATCGGCATTGGCAAGCCCGGCAGACGGCGCTGTTAGTGAGCTGGGTGACGTCGAATTGGGTAGTGTTATGCAAGCCAAGGGGCAGTATTACTCGCTGATGTCTCTGGTCGGTGGTGATGCCGACATTTGCGGGCGCTATTTGGGTGGAAAATTTGCAACCATTTATTTGTCTCCACGAGATTACCACCGTGTTCACATGCCGTGTGATGGAAGGTTAGTGTCGACTACTTATGTGCCCGGGGAATTATTCTCGGTCAACCAAGCAACGGCTAATCAAGTGCCGGGTTTATTTGCACGTAACGAACGTTTGATCTGTGAATTCGAATCCGACCAGGGTCCATTTGTCATGATTCTGGTTGGCGCCATGATCGTTGCAGGTATCGAGACGGTATGGGGGGGGCAAGTGGCGCCGGTCACGGCACGTTTACAGCATCAAAACTTCACAGACCAAGCGCCAGTTATGTTGAAAAAGGGCGAAGAAATGGGCCGCTTTAAACTCGGCTCAACGGTTATTTTGTTGTTTCCTAAGGATGCAGCTGAGTGGCACGAATCACTCGCCAATGGCACACCTACCGTGATGGGTGGCGACATAGGGCGATTGTTATAA